Proteins found in one Triticum aestivum cultivar Chinese Spring chromosome 4D, IWGSC CS RefSeq v2.1, whole genome shotgun sequence genomic segment:
- the LOC123097571 gene encoding uncharacterized protein isoform X2, whose product MAMTATLLLSQQSQVYLSCEEHMFVIDTPRLSFSIGMKAWSVILLFSTRGDQASKHAKLAWLAHTLRHNNRPRHRAPRRAAASGSFAPKLASLSSVVSGRSMRRCTSDPVVLSSNSSGRPAASIKFPLVLPHQGGRLGQRRPQGPRCFDPPLPCTLSFPISLTVVVLVLLLIIT is encoded by the exons ATGGCGATGACCGCTACCCTGCTCCTCTCCCAACAAAGTCAGGTCTACCTCTCCTGTGAAG AACACATGTTCGTAATTGATACACCTAGGCTCAGCTTCTCTATTGGTATGAAGGCGTGGAGCGTGATTCTCTTGTTTTCAACTCGAGGCGATCAG GCCAGTAAACATGCTAAGCTTGCCTGGCTGGCACACACGCTTAGGCACAACAATCGGCCCCGGCACCGCGCGCCAAGGCGCGCTGCAG CTTCTGGCTCTTTTGCTCCCAAGCTGGCCTCGCTTTCCTCGGTGGTCAGCGGGAGAAGCATGAGGCGCTGCACCTCTGACCCCGTAGTGCTCAGCTCCAATTCATCAGGGAGGCCAGCGGCAAGCATCAAGTTTCCCTTGGTGCTTCCTCATCAAGGAGGACGACTCGGGCAGCGCCGTCCTCAAGGTCCTCGCTGCTTCGACCCGCCTCTTCCGTGCACTTTATCCTTCCCTATTTCTCTTACCGTCGtcgtgctcgtgctgctgctgATCATAACCTAG
- the LOC123097571 gene encoding uncharacterized protein isoform X1: protein MAMTATLLLSQQSQVYLSCEDVAEHMFVIDTPRLSFSIGMKAWSVILLFSTRGDQASKHAKLAWLAHTLRHNNRPRHRAPRRAAASGSFAPKLASLSSVVSGRSMRRCTSDPVVLSSNSSGRPAASIKFPLVLPHQGGRLGQRRPQGPRCFDPPLPCTLSFPISLTVVVLVLLLIIT from the exons ATGGCGATGACCGCTACCCTGCTCCTCTCCCAACAAAGTCAGGTCTACCTCTCCTGTGAAG ATGTAGCAGAACACATGTTCGTAATTGATACACCTAGGCTCAGCTTCTCTATTGGTATGAAGGCGTGGAGCGTGATTCTCTTGTTTTCAACTCGAGGCGATCAG GCCAGTAAACATGCTAAGCTTGCCTGGCTGGCACACACGCTTAGGCACAACAATCGGCCCCGGCACCGCGCGCCAAGGCGCGCTGCAG CTTCTGGCTCTTTTGCTCCCAAGCTGGCCTCGCTTTCCTCGGTGGTCAGCGGGAGAAGCATGAGGCGCTGCACCTCTGACCCCGTAGTGCTCAGCTCCAATTCATCAGGGAGGCCAGCGGCAAGCATCAAGTTTCCCTTGGTGCTTCCTCATCAAGGAGGACGACTCGGGCAGCGCCGTCCTCAAGGTCCTCGCTGCTTCGACCCGCCTCTTCCGTGCACTTTATCCTTCCCTATTTCTCTTACCGTCGtcgtgctcgtgctgctgctgATCATAACCTAG